One window of the Enterobacter huaxiensis genome contains the following:
- the fadB gene encoding fatty acid oxidation complex subunit alpha FadB gives MLYKGDTLYLNWLEDGIAELVFDAPGSVNKLDTATVASLGQALDVLEKQSELKGLLLRSNKAAFIVGADITEFLSLFMVPEEQLSQWLHFANSVFNRLEDLPVPTISAVNGYALGGGCECVLATDYRLATPDLRIGLPETKLGIMPGFGGSVRMPRMLGADSALEIIAAGKDVGADQAQKIGLVDGVVKPEKLIEGAIAILRQAINGDLDWKAKRQPKLEPLKLSKIEATMSFTIAKGMVMQTAGKHYPAPITAVKTIEAAARLGRDEALKLENQSFVPLAHTNEARALVGIFLNDQFVKGKAKQLTKNVETPKHAAVLGAGIMGGGIAYQSAWKGVPVVMKDINEKSLTLGMTEAAKLLNKQLERGKIDGLKLSGVISTIQPTLEYSGFDRVDVVVEAVVENPKVKKAVLAETEDKVRPETVLASNTSTIPIGELASVLKRPENFCGMHFFNPVHRMPLVEVIRGEKTSDETIAKVVAWASKMGKTPIVVNDCPGFFVNRVLFPYFAGFSQLLRDGADFRKVDKVMEKQFGWPMGPAYLLDVVGIDTAHHAQAVMAAGFPQRMQRDYRDAIDALFDANRFGQKNGLGFWRYKEDSKGKPKKEEDAAVDGLLSDVSQPKRDFTDDEIIARMMIPMINEVVRCLEEGIIASPAEADMALVYGLGFPPFHGGAFRWLDTLGSARYLDMAQQYQHLGPLYDVPEGLRNKARHNEPYYPAVEPARPVGELKTA, from the coding sequence ATGCTCTACAAAGGCGACACCCTGTACCTCAACTGGCTGGAAGATGGCATTGCCGAACTGGTGTTCGATGCCCCCGGCTCAGTGAACAAGCTCGATACCGCGACGGTGGCCAGCCTTGGCCAGGCGCTGGATGTACTTGAAAAGCAATCTGAACTGAAAGGGCTGCTGCTGCGTTCGAACAAAGCAGCCTTTATTGTCGGTGCTGATATTACCGAATTCCTCTCGCTGTTCATGGTCCCTGAAGAACAGCTGAGCCAGTGGCTGCACTTTGCCAACAGCGTTTTCAACCGCCTGGAAGATTTGCCTGTCCCAACGATCTCCGCCGTGAACGGCTATGCGCTGGGCGGCGGGTGCGAGTGCGTGCTTGCTACCGACTATCGTCTGGCGACGCCGGATCTGCGTATTGGCCTGCCGGAAACGAAGCTGGGCATCATGCCGGGCTTTGGCGGCTCCGTGCGTATGCCGCGCATGCTGGGTGCCGATAGCGCCCTGGAAATCATTGCTGCAGGTAAAGATGTGGGCGCTGACCAGGCACAAAAAATCGGTCTGGTAGACGGCGTTGTTAAGCCAGAGAAGCTGATTGAAGGCGCTATCGCCATCCTGCGTCAGGCGATCAATGGCGATCTCGACTGGAAAGCCAAACGCCAGCCAAAGCTGGAGCCGTTAAAGCTCAGCAAAATTGAAGCCACCATGAGCTTCACCATCGCTAAAGGCATGGTGATGCAGACGGCGGGCAAACACTACCCGGCGCCAATCACGGCGGTGAAAACCATTGAAGCCGCGGCTCGCCTGGGCCGTGATGAAGCCCTGAAGCTCGAAAACCAGAGCTTTGTCCCGCTGGCGCACACCAATGAAGCCCGCGCGCTGGTTGGCATCTTCCTTAACGATCAGTTCGTTAAAGGCAAAGCCAAACAGCTGACCAAAAACGTCGAAACGCCAAAACATGCGGCTGTGCTCGGCGCAGGCATAATGGGTGGAGGTATCGCTTACCAGTCGGCCTGGAAAGGCGTGCCGGTGGTCATGAAAGACATCAATGAGAAATCCCTGACGCTGGGCATGACCGAAGCCGCCAAGCTGCTGAATAAACAGCTGGAGCGCGGCAAAATTGACGGTCTGAAACTCTCCGGCGTGATCTCCACCATTCAGCCAACGCTCGAATACAGCGGGTTTGACCGTGTAGACGTGGTGGTTGAAGCGGTCGTGGAAAATCCGAAAGTCAAAAAAGCGGTGCTGGCCGAAACGGAAGATAAAGTTCGTCCGGAAACCGTGCTGGCCTCTAACACCTCCACCATTCCGATTGGCGAGCTGGCAAGCGTCCTGAAGCGCCCGGAAAACTTCTGCGGCATGCACTTCTTCAACCCGGTACACCGTATGCCGCTGGTCGAAGTGATTCGTGGGGAAAAGACCTCTGACGAAACTATCGCCAAAGTGGTGGCGTGGGCCAGCAAGATGGGCAAAACGCCGATCGTGGTGAACGACTGCCCGGGCTTCTTCGTCAACCGCGTGCTGTTCCCTTACTTCGCCGGCTTCAGCCAGCTGCTTCGCGACGGAGCGGATTTCCGCAAAGTCGACAAAGTGATGGAAAAACAGTTCGGCTGGCCGATGGGCCCGGCGTATCTGCTCGACGTTGTCGGTATCGACACCGCACACCACGCTCAGGCGGTGATGGCGGCGGGCTTCCCACAGCGCATGCAGAGAGATTATCGCGACGCGATTGACGCCCTGTTCGACGCGAACCGCTTCGGGCAGAAAAACGGTCTGGGCTTCTGGCGCTACAAAGAAGACAGCAAAGGCAAACCGAAGAAAGAAGAAGATGCGGCTGTGGATGGCCTGCTGTCAGACGTCAGCCAGCCGAAACGCGACTTCACCGACGATGAGATCATCGCCCGCATGATGATCCCGATGATCAACGAAGTGGTGCGTTGCCTTGAAGAAGGCATTATCGCCAGCCCGGCAGAAGCCGACATGGCGCTGGTGTACGGCCTCGGCTTCCCTCCGTTCCACGGCGGTGCGTTCCGCTGGCTGGACACGCTCGGCAGCGCCCGCTATCTCGATATGGCTCAGCAGTATCAGCACCTCGGTCCGCTGTACGACGTGCCGGAAGGTCTGCGTAACAAAGCGCGCCATAACGAACCCTACTATCCAGCAGTTGAGCCAGCCCGTCCGGTTGGCGAGCTGAAAACGGCTTAA
- the pepQ gene encoding Xaa-Pro dipeptidase, translating into MDSLASLYKNHIVTLQERTRDVLARFKLDALLIHSGELMNTFLDDHAYPFKVNPQFKAWVPVTQVPNCWLLVDGVNKPKLWFYLPVDYWHNVEPLPTSFWTEEIDVIALPKADGIGSQLPAARGNIGYIGPVPERALGLDIAADKLNPKGVLDYLHYYRAYKTDYELYCMREAQKTAVNGHRAAHEAFQSGMSEFDINQAYLTATGHRDTDVPYSNIVALNEHASVLHYTKLDHQVPSEMRSFLLDAGAEYNGYAADLTRTWAANSDTDFAQLIKDVNDEQLALIGTMKAGTSYVDYHIQFHQRIAKLLRKHQIVKDMSEEAMVENDLTGPFMPHGIGHPLGLQVHDVAGFMQDDTGTHLAAPSKYPYLRCTRILQPRMVLTIEPGIYFIESLLAPWREGQFSKHFNWEKIDALKPFGGIRIEDNVVIHENGTENMTRDLKLA; encoded by the coding sequence ATGGATTCACTGGCTTCGCTTTATAAAAATCATATCGTTACCCTACAGGAACGTACCCGCGATGTCCTGGCGCGCTTCAAGCTGGATGCACTGCTGATCCACTCAGGCGAGCTGATGAACACGTTTCTTGATGACCATGCCTATCCGTTCAAGGTCAACCCGCAGTTTAAAGCCTGGGTGCCGGTCACGCAGGTTCCAAATTGCTGGCTGCTGGTGGACGGCGTGAACAAGCCGAAACTGTGGTTCTACCTGCCGGTGGATTACTGGCACAACGTGGAACCGCTGCCGACCTCTTTCTGGACCGAAGAAATTGATGTGATTGCCCTGCCAAAAGCGGACGGCATTGGCAGCCAGCTGCCTGCGGCGCGCGGCAACATCGGCTATATCGGCCCTGTACCGGAGCGGGCGCTGGGTCTGGATATTGCAGCCGATAAACTCAACCCGAAAGGGGTGCTGGATTATCTGCATTACTACCGCGCGTATAAGACTGATTACGAACTTTACTGCATGCGCGAAGCGCAAAAAACGGCGGTTAATGGCCACCGTGCGGCGCATGAAGCGTTCCAGTCCGGTATGAGCGAGTTCGATATCAACCAGGCCTACCTGACGGCAACTGGCCATCGTGATACCGACGTGCCTTACAGCAACATTGTAGCGCTCAACGAGCATGCGTCGGTTCTGCACTACACCAAACTGGATCACCAGGTTCCGTCCGAGATGCGCAGCTTCCTGCTGGATGCGGGGGCTGAGTACAACGGCTATGCGGCGGATCTGACTCGTACCTGGGCGGCCAATTCGGATACTGACTTTGCGCAGCTGATTAAAGACGTCAACGATGAACAGCTGGCGCTTATCGGCACCATGAAGGCGGGAACCAGCTATGTGGATTATCACATTCAGTTCCATCAGCGCATCGCCAAACTGCTGCGCAAGCATCAGATTGTAAAAGACATGAGCGAAGAGGCGATGGTCGAAAACGATCTGACCGGGCCGTTTATGCCGCACGGTATCGGCCATCCGCTGGGCCTGCAGGTTCATGATGTTGCGGGCTTTATGCAGGATGACACCGGTACGCACCTGGCGGCACCGTCTAAATATCCTTACCTGCGCTGCACCCGTATTCTTCAGCCGCGCATGGTGCTGACCATTGAACCGGGGATCTACTTTATCGAATCCCTGCTGGCACCGTGGCGCGAAGGTCAGTTCAGCAAGCACTTCAACTGGGAAAAAATTGACGCGCTTAAGCCGTTTGGCGGTATTCGTATCGAAGATAACGTGGTTATCCATGAAAACGGTACTGAGAATATGACGCGAGACCTGAAGCTGGCCTGA
- a CDS encoding IMPACT family protein yields the protein MDSWLIPAEPVTFVEEIKKSRFITLLAHTDGVEAAKAFVEFVRAEHPDARHHCVAWVAGPPDDSQQLGFSDDGEPAGTAGKPMLSQLMGSGVGEITAVVVRYYGGILLGTGGLVKAYGGGVQQALNLLTTTRKTPLTEYTLLCDYAQLSGIESLLKQFNGVIAHSDYQAMVQLRVALPQAELTAFSAKLADFSRGSLQLLPIEE from the coding sequence ATGGATAGCTGGCTGATACCGGCTGAACCGGTCACCTTTGTTGAGGAAATCAAGAAAAGCCGTTTTATCACGCTGTTGGCACATACCGATGGCGTGGAGGCGGCAAAGGCGTTTGTTGAGTTCGTGCGCGCTGAGCATCCCGATGCCCGTCACCACTGTGTGGCCTGGGTAGCGGGGCCGCCTGACGATTCGCAGCAGCTGGGGTTTTCTGATGATGGTGAACCGGCGGGCACGGCCGGTAAACCTATGCTCTCCCAGCTTATGGGCAGCGGTGTGGGTGAAATCACCGCCGTAGTGGTTCGCTACTACGGCGGCATTTTATTGGGCACGGGTGGGCTGGTGAAAGCCTACGGGGGCGGTGTGCAGCAGGCACTTAATCTGCTGACGACAACCCGCAAAACGCCGCTGACCGAATATACTCTGTTATGCGATTACGCTCAGCTCTCGGGCATCGAATCACTGCTCAAACAATTTAACGGCGTGATTGCGCACAGTGATTACCAGGCGATGGTGCAATTACGCGTGGCGCTTCCACAGGCGGAACTGACTGCTTTTTCAGCAAAGCTGGCTGATTTTAGTCGCGGTTCGTTGCAATTGCTGCCGATTGAAGAATAA
- the trkH gene encoding Trk system potassium transporter TrkH, translating into MHFRAITRIVGLLVILFSGTMILPGLVALIYRDGAGRAFTQTFFVALAIGSLLWWPNRREKGELKSREGFLIVVLFWTVLGSVGSLPFIFSEQPNLSITDAFFESFSGLTTTGATTLVGLDSLPHAILFYRQMLQWFGGMGIIVLAVAILPILGVGGMQLYRAEMPGPLKDNKMRPRIAETAKTLWLIYVLLTVACALALWFAGMPAFDAIGHSFATIAIGGFSTHDASVGYFDSPTINTIIAIFLLISGCNYGLHFSLLSGRSLKVYWRDPEFRMFIGVQLTLVIICTLVLWFHDVYSSAVTTLNQAFFQVVSMATTAGFTTDSIARWPLFLPVLLLCSAFIGGCAGSTGGGLKVIRILLLFKQGNRELKRLVHPNAVYSIKLGNRALPERILEAVWGFFSAYALVFIVSMLAIIATGVDDFSAFASVVATLNNLGPGLGVVADNFASMNPVAKWILIANMLFGRLEVFTLLVLFTPTFWRE; encoded by the coding sequence ATGCATTTTCGTGCCATTACCCGAATCGTTGGACTGCTGGTCATACTCTTTTCCGGGACGATGATTCTCCCTGGACTGGTGGCACTTATCTACCGGGACGGTGCGGGACGCGCGTTTACCCAAACCTTCTTTGTTGCGCTGGCTATTGGTTCGCTGCTGTGGTGGCCAAACCGTCGTGAAAAAGGTGAGCTGAAATCTCGCGAAGGGTTTCTGATCGTTGTGCTGTTCTGGACGGTGCTGGGAAGCGTCGGTTCGTTGCCTTTTATCTTCTCTGAGCAGCCCAATCTGAGCATAACGGATGCCTTCTTCGAATCCTTCTCGGGTTTAACAACCACCGGGGCGACAACGCTGGTGGGACTGGATTCCCTTCCGCATGCCATACTCTTTTATCGTCAGATGCTGCAGTGGTTCGGCGGTATGGGGATCATCGTCCTGGCGGTCGCTATTCTGCCGATTCTCGGCGTCGGGGGGATGCAGCTCTACCGTGCTGAAATGCCAGGCCCGCTGAAAGACAATAAGATGCGCCCGCGTATTGCTGAGACGGCAAAAACGCTGTGGCTTATCTATGTATTACTGACGGTGGCCTGCGCGCTGGCGCTATGGTTTGCCGGGATGCCTGCTTTTGACGCCATCGGACACAGTTTTGCGACCATCGCCATCGGCGGGTTCTCAACGCACGATGCCAGCGTGGGCTACTTCGACAGCCCAACGATTAACACTATTATTGCTATCTTCCTGCTGATCTCTGGGTGTAACTACGGTCTACACTTCTCTTTACTAAGCGGACGCAGCCTGAAGGTGTACTGGCGTGACCCGGAATTCCGCATGTTTATTGGCGTCCAGCTGACGCTTGTGATCATCTGCACCCTGGTCTTGTGGTTCCATGATGTCTACAGTTCGGCCGTGACGACGCTAAACCAGGCCTTCTTCCAGGTGGTGTCGATGGCGACTACCGCTGGGTTTACGACGGACAGCATTGCGCGCTGGCCGCTGTTCCTGCCCGTACTGCTCCTCTGTTCTGCCTTTATCGGGGGCTGTGCCGGGTCAACGGGCGGGGGGCTGAAGGTGATCCGTATTCTGCTGCTGTTTAAGCAGGGAAACCGCGAGCTTAAACGCCTGGTGCACCCGAACGCTGTTTACAGCATCAAACTGGGAAACCGTGCCCTGCCGGAACGTATTCTGGAAGCGGTGTGGGGTTTCTTCTCTGCCTATGCGCTGGTGTTTATCGTCAGCATGCTGGCGATTATCGCGACGGGGGTGGATGATTTCTCCGCCTTTGCTTCCGTCGTGGCAACCCTGAACAACCTTGGGCCTGGGCTGGGCGTCGTAGCAGATAACTTTGCCAGCATGAACCCGGTTGCGAAATGGATCCTCATCGCAAACATGCTGTTTGGTCGTCTTGAGGTCTTTACGCTGCTGGTTCTGTTTACCCC